In Pseudomonadota bacterium, the genomic window CGGTAATGCGCCAATAGCGGTTCAACAGTTGCACTGTCAGGGGGCTGTGATTGTGAATCGTCACATGATAGCCCCAAACATAGTGATTATTGTCCGGCTCTGACTGCTCGTCCAAGTAAAAAGGTCGAACCGTGATTTCAACCGAATTTGTCATTTTCTGATACATGATGTCGCCCACTATGCGCCGGCCCCTATGATATGCGCTTCTCCGGCCGTGCGCCGGTTTAATATTGTGGTACGCGCCCAGTTTGTCCAGTACCGGGCCACCGCCGCCTGCTAGCTGCTCAGAACGTCCAGAGCCTGAGCAAGATCGATTTTGATGTCTTCGACATCCTCTAGCCCGACGGAAAGACGCACCAAGCCATCGCCAATCCCGAGCGTCGCCCGGTCCTCGGGTGGCAAACGCTGGTGGGTGGTCGTCGCTGGATGGGTAATCAGGCTTTTCGAATCTCCAAGATTATTGGAAATATCGATCAGTCGGAGCCGGTCGAGAACGGCAAAGGCCGCATTTTTGCCACCGGCCACGTCGAAACTGACAATTGTCCCTCCAGCGCTCATCTGGCGTTTTGCGAGCGAATATTGCGGATGGCTCGCAAGCCCGGGATAGAGCACCCGCGCGACCCCGCTCCGGCCCTCGAGGAAAGTTGCAACTTTGAGGGCGTTGGCGCACATGCGCTCCACCCTCAGTTCCAGTGTTTCCAGGCCTTTCAGCAAAACCCAGGCGTTGAATGGACTTAGAGAGGGGCCCGTATGGCGTATGAAAGGCAGCAACTCCTCATCGACGAAGGCTTGGCTGGAGAGGATCGCGCCGCCTAAACAGCGGCCCTGCCCGTCAATATGTTTGGTTGCCGAATACACCACGATATCGGCGCCGAGCTGCAGGGCGGGCTGCAACAGGGGCGTGGCGAACACATTATCCACGACAAGTCGCGCGCCAACTTGATGCGCCATCTCCGAAACCGCTTTGAGATCGATAATCTCGAGCCCAGGATTTGACGGCGATTCTAGAAAGACGCAACGCGTGTCTGGGCGAAATGCGGCGCGCCATTGATCCAGATCCGTGCCATCGACCAGCGTCACCTCGATGCCATAGCGCGGCAACAATTCACTCACGATGTAGAGACAGGAGCCG contains:
- the metZ gene encoding O-succinylhomoserine sulfhydrylase; its protein translation is MAKPTDTQEIQEEQWRPATRMVRGGTRRTEHGETSEAIFMTSGYVYDDAGQAEARFKGNAPGFVYSRFGNPTVAMFERRLALIEGAEACKATSTGMAAVFASLMAQLRAGDHIVSSRALFGSCLYIVSELLPRYGIEVTLVDGTDLDQWRAAFRPDTRCVFLESPSNPGLEIIDLKAVSEMAHQVGARLVVDNVFATPLLQPALQLGADIVVYSATKHIDGQGRCLGGAILSSQAFVDEELLPFIRHTGPSLSPFNAWVLLKGLETLELRVERMCANALKVATFLEGRSGVARVLYPGLASHPQYSLAKRQMSAGGTIVSFDVAGGKNAAFAVLDRLRLIDISNNLGDSKSLITHPATTTHQRLPPEDRATLGIGDGLVRLSVGLEDVEDIKIDLAQALDVLSS